AGAGCCAAGAGAAAGGGAATCAACCAGATCATCACCGGCAAGAGCATCCAGAGGATGGCCGAGGAGAGGACTGCGAAGAGATACCCCAACCTTGAGGTACTGAACTCCTACTGGGTAGGAGCAGACGGACAGCAGGAGTGGTATGAGGTCATCCTCGTCGACCCCGCACACCCCGTCATCAAGGCCGACCCCAAGATCAACTGGATCTGCGAGAAGACACACACCAACCGTGTCTACCGCGGAAAGACTTCTGCCGGACAGAAGGGACGTGGAATGAGGCACACCGGAAAGGGTGCTGAGAAGGCCAGGCCCTCAGTCAAGGCCAACCAGAGAAGAATCAAGTGATCTTAAGATTACGGTAATCTCAAACCTCTTAACCGCCCGCAAGGGCGGGTTCATTCTATAATAATATCAATATAGCAGACTCAAAGGCCCTGCTCTATCGTTCTGTAGATCTCCGACACCTCATC
This is a stretch of genomic DNA from Thermoplasmata archaeon. It encodes these proteins:
- a CDS encoding 50S ribosomal protein L15e — encoded protein: MSEETQETRPVNGKSMYSYIADAWDVPEKSYVKALNYERRIKWRKEENFVRVDKPTRLDRARALGYKAKQGYVIVRARVRKGSFRKRAIVTGRRAKRKGINQIITGKSIQRMAEERTAKRYPNLEVLNSYWVGADGQQEWYEVILVDPAHPVIKADPKINWICEKTHTNRVYRGKTSAGQKGRGMRHTGKGAEKARPSVKANQRRIK